The following is a genomic window from Bacteroidia bacterium.
GATATCGAACCTTTTTCCTCATCCCAACTTCCGAAACCAAGGACTTCATGCTTCGCTTCCAACCCCTCCTCTGACGACAAGTCTGAGTCGAGACTGACTGGTTCATCCTTCACATCCTTGTCCCTGCTGGTACACCGAACTATCAAGTTATCGAACTTTTTTACCCAACCAACACGTGCGACGAAGGATTTGCTCGACTTGTTCCAACCGCTTCTTGCCTCCTACAAGACCGATCAGGAGCAGGGGGCCTGATTCCCCCTCCGGCACCGCAGATCTCCGCTCCCAGACCGCCGTAGGTGCCTGATCCGGGCATCTGCGGCCTTTCTTCGTCACAGGCGAGAAGCTTTCCACCATTCTTCCCCCAAGTGAAGGGTCTCTCCGGGGAAGCTGTTTGTCTGACATAGGGGTGTTCCTCCCTTTTGAAGTGCAGTTGTTCCTGTGTCATTGGAATCAGATGCTTCGTTCCAAGCTGTGATCTCTCCGGGAAAGCTGTTTGTCTACCATAGGGGTGTTTCATTCCTTTGAGGTGCATAGTTCCTGTGTCATTGGAATCAGATCACTGGTTCCAAGCTGTGATCCCTCTGGGGACTCTGTTTGTCTACCATGGGGGTGTTTCATTCCTTTGAGGTGCATAGTTCCTGTATCATTGAAATCAGATCCTTGGTTCCAAGCTGTGGTTCCTTCAGACATCATCATACAGCATGGAAGCGATCTACTCTGTTGCAGGAGATCATGACTGGTGTCCTTGGAGCCAGAAAGAATTCTTTCAGGAAGCAGATGATGAGATTGACTTCCCAGAGATCTCAATGCTGATGTCGAAGAGAAGTGTTCCCGGTGACGATCTCTTGATGTCCCAATCTCCGTTGCGATCCGGATCACATGTCTTCGAGACTGAGAAGAACTTCATGCGGAATCAATGGATCGAACGATGCCACACGGCCCGGATGCGACTACGACCAGCAAGGAAGAACTCCCATCGCTGAGTAGGGCCGTCCAACATCTTCCTCATGCAGTGTGGTGTTTCTCCTCCTTCCGCAGACGGTGGTATGCGGCGAGATACATGATGGCCCTGTTAATAAAGTCCTCAAGACCCCTTGGAGCAATCGGAGACGTTGGAGTCCCTGTCTGATGTCGATCATATTCCACGAGTCGCATGACGTTGAAGGCCAAAACTTGCAACGTGGTCTCGTATACGTCACCGGACATATCGTAGTCGTGGCGAGGCATGGGTCTCTTCATGCCAGTGCTCCCTGATCAACAGTCCGGAGAAGCTTCGAGATCCGAGATCGCCGCTGGGCTTCGTCGAGTGGCATGGGGGCAACATCGACGAGATCGTCGGAGGTGATCCTGTCATGAAGGAAACGCAGATACTTCGTTCCCCGGATTAAGACATCCGAAAGATCGCTCGTCTGATCTGAATCACGATTCTCTACGTCGATCACCAATGCGAGGTCATCAATGGATTCCACAGCCTCGGCGAAGTCGGCGAGAATCTCTGATGGGATGTTTGTGTTGATGAAGAATGCTGTGCTGTCGTTGGTCATAGTGTTTCCTCTTTGATTCCAGATTCCTTTCGATAACTATGATCCCGATGAATGATCGAGTCGGTCGGAGGATAGTTATTGGAAACAAAGTTGGAGAATGCGATGCGACACCCTTCAATATCACAGGAGCAGGAACTGCGACAGCGGCTCATCAAACAACTGTTGAGAGAGACAATTCAGAAAGAAGATGTGGTCAGGGATATCAAAGACACTCTGCGATCTCTCCTGAGCGGAGCGGAGGAGATACTCGCAACTGTGAGACGAGATTACTTGGATCTTGGAGCGGATGCAAGCCGTAGGCAGAGATACCGGGATCACATCGATTCATTTTACCGACAAGCCCGATCAATCATGGACTCACTTTCCTTGAGCATCCATCGGCTTGGATCTGGAACTGAGGAGAAGGTTCTTCTGCGTCAGGTCGAACGGGCCTATCAATTGATCGAGCGGACGTATAATATGTGCATGGATCTGCTTGCCGGAGCGAACGACATCCTGAATGGGTAGCACACTGTTTCGCACTTCCATAACGGCTCAATCTTGCTTCTCCAAGATACCCGCAACCGTAGACTCTGATGGTACATGATTCCTGCTTTTTACCCATTGGAATGTGAGTTGTTCAAAGAACAGGGTTGAGCCATAAGTTGAACTTGGAAAACGAACTACTCGGCTTTTTGCGTGTACGTAATATTGTCATCAATACATGACCGAACAGCAATGAGTGCACATCGTACTTTGAGGCAACAACCATTTCAGTCTGCCGGAGTATATGTACTTGAAATGGGCTTTGGTGTCCTTCCAGCAGAAACAACAAACGAGGTACAACAATGAAGATGTGGATTCACCCCGATAATATCGATCTTGATTTCTCCTCAGACAAGGAAGTCGATCTGTGCTTACCGATGATTCTTCACGAGATGGCTCCTGAACGTGTATCAGCGGATTCATCACATGTGTTCGTGGATTTATCCGGGTTGACAGACGCACAAAAGGGATTCGAAAGAGATGCAATCCTCTACATGTGGAATATCAATCATCCAGCACATCGGTGCATACCTTTCTACAACGTATCCGTCGATTGGGCAGACTCTCCCTTGAATTCAGCCGCTCTGTGAGAGAGGCCAGTTGAGATAAGAATGTTCAGCTATTCTCACGTTTCAGATGCGATGTCTGCGATCCTCGGCGACGAAACCGTTCGAGAGAGTCCATCACCTTTCGTTTTGCAACTTCGAGTTGAACCGCATCGAGATCGTGTCGATATGCCTTTGTATCCGGAATCTCACTGATCGATGCGATGGTTTGTATTGCATGTAACTTGACTTCCAGAGCTTTAATCAGTTCATCCGACCCATATCCCGCCTGATCATACGGCTGGGTTGAGATCTGGATGACTGGAGTTTGCTTGATCCGGGTCTTGTACTCGATCACGGTGTGATTCACCGGATCAAAAACATCTTCTGACTGAGCCGTGATGAGCAGTGCATCGAAGGCGTTGGCAGAAAACGGGACGTAGCAGGATGTTTGGCGATGCCCGATTTTTGTAATCGCCGGGAGCAGGTACGTCTTCATATATTTCATACCTGTGATCTCGCTCACCCGATATCCACGCCCAAAGGTCTTACGCAGATCCGCACAGACCTTGCATGCCCTCCGACGAGGAAGCGACTCGGAGCAGATTACCCGCAAGAATCGCTTGCCTGTTTCAACGCCGTGATAATAAACGGGCACAAAGACTTCGCCATCAGGCAGACAGATGGGCTGAAAGACGACGTTGTTGTGCAGGAGCAGTATTCTGACACCACCGTAAAGCTTCGAGCGTCGCCTCGAAACTGAGTCCATGTCCTTCACTTTGATCACGAGAGGGGCTTCCGATATCTCCTTTGTTGAATGTTGCTTCGTTGTTGGAGGGAACCCGACATACTGCTCGAAGACAGATTTCAGGATTCGGTCAACATCCGCTACTCGGTCGGGAGTGGTCAGAAGTGCGTCGTGCACGGTGAGCAATACCGCATCTGGAAATGCTTCTGCAATTTGGCCAACAGTTTTGTCGAGAACGATGAAGGCCTCTGCCCGTTGGAGGATGTGGGAAAGGTGGGCGTGGTCAAACTGTTTGTAGGAATCAAGCAGTTGCATCAATGATGGATACGATTCTTCAAACAAGGATTTGACGATTGAAGTTGTCGTGGTACTTGAGTACAAGGCCTTAAAGACCTTTTTCTTGAGTTCCTCTATCGTGTAGACCCTTTTCCTTTCCCGAAGTTCGTCAACAAGAAACTGATAAAGGGTACCGCCCTGCACCTTCGATTGAAACGATTCCAGCTCCCCGGATTTCCGAAAACGCTTTGCCGCTGATAGCACACTCTTCAAAGCGTCGACATTCACAAATTGTGCGTAGATGCTTGGAGCAAGTTTCCGAAATGAAAACTCTGAATTTCCTCTGATGAAGTCAGTGTTCGAGATGGCGAGAAATAGCGAAAGTTGGCTGTTCGAAAGATCGATTTCCTCGAAGTGAATCCCTTCATATCTCAGGAATCCCCGAAGCCCCTTCCGCATATTAGTAATTGGCGTGTTGAGGCGGCACCCGTACTCGCCGACGAGGAAAATGCCGATCTCATCCCTGAGATACCCAATCGATTGCATGTCCTGATGATGTAACGACTGAAGATAGGTGCTTGTAGCATAGTCAGGATGTGTCAAGTAAGAAAGCTCCAGCCAGCGAGTAGCGGCCCCTTCGTCGATTGTGACCCCTCGAATCGAACGCCACAGAAACGGATGTCTCTCCACGCCGTTCATCCGTGAATATTTCTGGATCGAAGACGACTGTCGCCGTCGGATTGCTTCGACCTTCTTGAACGGTGAGTTGGCGAAGCGATGATGGTACATGTACTCTGTAGACCGCACTCTTCGGACAGGGGGACGGCCCCTGACCACGACATCGTTGTCCACGAGATATTGGAGGTACTGCGTTGGATTGTGGATGGAGAGACTCTGGAGCACCTCGACGTTTAGAGGAACGAAACCCTTGCTGTCCTCAAGGTCATCCTCAATTAGTAATCTGTCGGATAGAATGCCGAGTATCGAGATAAGCTTCTCCCGGTCGAAGTTCCGGATCGACGAAGGTGGATGGTCGTGGAGGAGCATGTCAATGTCAAGATCGGCAGGGATCTGGTAGTGTTCAGTCTCAATCGCCATTACAATCGACCTGTCTCAGTTGATGGTGTTGTCCGGCTCTGTTGTCATCGCACCGTCCGCATGGCTCCGGCTTCCGCAAGCACAGACCTGATTGTCTTCCCGAAGTGCGGGTGCCGAAAGAGTCGGACGAGCGTAAAGCCGGGGAAGCTTCTGGATGAATCGGAGTTCTGCGGTATTTCGGTGGCAGACCATGTAGCTAAGATACGACGGAGCGGAAGAACTGAAAGCATGTTTGGTAACGTCGCTTGCTACGTTTGTCGGAGCGGAGAAAATATTCTGGGCAGGTTGCCCAATCCATGCAGATTCGGTACTTTTCAATGACAATCCAGATTCTGAACTCTTCGTCTCGATTGTCCGAGCATAGCACAACCAGCAGAGGCACACGACATGACCGAACTCATATGGGATGGTAAGTACAAAGACGGTAAAAAAGTCGCCCCCGTCCGAATCCCTCTCCCTTTCCAGACCATTGAGACGGTAAACGAGTCCACCGAGGATCGCAAGAAGACCATCGATCTCTTCGCCTCTGGCAAGCCCACCGAGTGGCGTAACCGTCTTATCTGGGGGGACAAGAAGTACGTCCTGCCGAGCCTGCTTCCAGAGTTTGCTGGGAAGGTTGACCTAATCTATATCGATCCACCATTCAATGCTGGGGCAGATTTCACTTACAGGGCTACGATTGCAGATAATCCCGATACTGAAGAAGATGAACGTACAGAATTCGTCAAGGAACCAAGCATCATTGAGCAGAAGGCATACAGAGATACGTGGGGACGTGGTTTGGATTCATATCTTCAATGGTTCTACGATACCATAGTGATTCTCCGAGACCTACTTTCACAAGACGGATCGCTCTATGTACATCTCGATTACAATATGATGCACTACGCAAAGGTAGCCCTTGATGAGGTGTTCGGTCAGGATTATTTTCAAAATGAAATAGTATGGAAACGCACAGGAGCACATAATTCAGCGAAGCGGTATGGTCCAGTCCATGACGTTATTCTATTCTATACAAAGAGTGCAACCTTTGTCTGGAATCAACAATACCAAGACAACAGCAAATATGTCGAACAAAGATACGCTACGGTGGATGAGAACGGTCGGCGGTTTCAAGCAGTGAGTCTGATAGCGGCAGGCATCCGTTCGGGTTCGTCCGGTCGTTCTTGGAGGGGTATTGATGTAACTGCAAAAGGTAATCACTGGCGATACACAATTGCCAAGTTGGATGAACTCGACAAGAACGGGGATATTTATTGGCCTGAGCGTGGTGGTCTTCCTCGACTAAAAATGTATGCCGAGGATGTGAAAGGTTCATTAGTACAAGACTGGTGGGACGATATTCCTCCTGTGAATTCGCAAGCCTCTGAGCGTCTTGGGTACCAAACTCAGAAACCAGAGGCTCTGCTTGAGAGACTGATACGAGCCTCGTCAAATGAAGGTAATTTGATTCTCGATTGCTTCTGTGGGTCAGGCACAACCGTCGCAGTATCAGAAAGGTTAAAGAGGC
Proteins encoded in this region:
- a CDS encoding site-specific DNA-methyltransferase, producing MTELIWDGKYKDGKKVAPVRIPLPFQTIETVNESTEDRKKTIDLFASGKPTEWRNRLIWGDKKYVLPSLLPEFAGKVDLIYIDPPFNAGADFTYRATIADNPDTEEDERTEFVKEPSIIEQKAYRDTWGRGLDSYLQWFYDTIVILRDLLSQDGSLYVHLDYNMMHYAKVALDEVFGQDYFQNEIVWKRTGAHNSAKRYGPVHDVILFYTKSATFVWNQQYQDNSKYVEQRYATVDENGRRFQAVSLIAAGIRSGSSGRSWRGIDVTAKGNHWRYTIAKLDELDKNGDIYWPERGGLPRLKMYAEDVKGSLVQDWWDDIPPVNSQASERLGYQTQKPEALLERLIRASSNEGNLILDCFCGSGTTVAVSERLKRRWISCDLGRFAIHTTRKRLLQMEGISPFVIQNLGKYERQAWQELEFQHPENRSTQEQLYRYFILDLFRAEPVKGFLWLHGKRGKRMVHVGAVDAPISLGDVKAIIQEFWKSAGKATDINTNGVDILGWEFAFDINETARQQAIASKVDIKFKKIPREVLEQKAVDAGDIKFFELAGLDVKTKATGKAVRLSLNDFIIPPDDVPDEVRSAITHWSQWIDYWAVDWDYKDDTFHNEWQTYRTKKEPKLLLEAKHEYESKGNYIVVIKVIDILGNDTTKAISVKVG